In one window of Hymenobacter nivis DNA:
- a CDS encoding UDP-glucose--hexose-1-phosphate uridylyltransferase, which yields MPSPAFDPTHQSHRRYNPLTGEWLLVSPHRALRPWQGQQEKTPPDHRPAYDPTCYLCPGNVRANGAHNPPYTGTFRFDNDFAALQPDGPPGGINIDNLLIAESETGVGRVICFSPQHDLTLPEMTPEAIRGVVDVWVDEYQALGARPDINYVQIFENKGFIMGCSNPHPHGQIWAQHTVPVDPAKETVQQAAYFKEHGRTLLTDYLATELREKQRVVIENDTWVVLVPFWATWPFETLLLPRRAVASLELLNDAEKNDLANILRRLTIRYDNLFELSFPYSAGWHQRPTDGQEYPEWHLHMHFYPPLLRSATVRKFMVGYEMLANPQRDVTPEWAADRLRSLPEIHYKQTSAPTAASVADEVAPPEAPGK from the coding sequence ATGCCTTCGCCCGCCTTCGACCCCACCCACCAATCGCACCGCCGCTACAACCCGCTGACCGGGGAGTGGCTGCTGGTGTCGCCCCACCGCGCCCTGCGCCCCTGGCAGGGCCAGCAGGAAAAAACGCCCCCCGACCACCGCCCCGCCTACGACCCCACCTGCTACCTGTGCCCTGGTAACGTGCGTGCCAACGGGGCCCATAACCCGCCGTACACCGGCACGTTCCGGTTCGACAATGACTTTGCGGCCCTACAACCCGACGGCCCGCCCGGCGGCATCAACATTGATAACCTGCTGATTGCCGAGTCCGAAACCGGGGTGGGCCGCGTCATCTGCTTCTCGCCGCAGCACGACCTCACCCTGCCCGAGATGACGCCCGAGGCTATCCGGGGCGTGGTGGATGTGTGGGTGGACGAGTACCAGGCCCTGGGGGCCCGACCGGACATCAACTACGTGCAGATTTTTGAGAACAAGGGCTTCATCATGGGCTGCTCGAACCCGCACCCGCACGGCCAAATTTGGGCCCAGCACACCGTGCCCGTCGACCCCGCCAAGGAAACCGTGCAGCAGGCCGCCTACTTTAAGGAGCACGGCCGCACGCTGCTCACCGACTACCTCGCCACTGAGCTGCGTGAAAAGCAGCGCGTCGTTATCGAAAACGATACTTGGGTGGTGCTTGTACCGTTCTGGGCCACCTGGCCCTTCGAAACGCTGCTGCTGCCGCGCCGCGCCGTGGCCTCGCTGGAGTTGCTGAACGACGCCGAGAAGAACGACCTGGCCAACATCCTGCGCCGCCTCACCATTCGCTACGACAACCTGTTCGAGCTGTCGTTTCCGTACTCGGCCGGCTGGCACCAGCGGCCCACCGACGGCCAGGAATATCCCGAATGGCACCTGCACATGCACTTTTACCCGCCGCTGCTGCGCTCGGCTACGGTGCGCAAGTTCATGGTGGGCTACGAAATGCTGGCTAACCCCCAGCGCGACGTGACGCCCGAGTGGGCCGCCGACCGCCTGCGCTCACTGCCCGAAATCCACTACAAGCAAACGTCTGCTCCCACCGCCGCGTCGGTTGCCGACGAGGTGGCCCCGCCTGAAGCCCCGGGCAAGTAG
- the galK gene encoding galactokinase — protein sequence MPIAAIVADFYRRFGYEPLLVRAPGRINLIGEHTDYNDGLVLPAAIDKEIFFAVGLNGGETVRLVAFDKADTYEVAVADVSPSNHLWANYLLGIVAQFQAHGVAVPGFDCVFGGNVPMGAGMSSSAAIECGLAFALNELLHTGFDRMTLAKMGQQAEHIYAHVMSGLMDQFASLYGRAGHVVRLDCRSLDYEYFPFAADQYHLVLCNSGVKHSLASTEYNKRRQECMQGVATLQKNYPKIKSLRDATLAQIEAGRAVLGDVVYRRCRYVVQENQRVQEACYALEANDMAAVGQAMYASHAGLRDDYQVSCLELDALVEMARPLPGVLGARMMGGGFGGCTINLVAAALVDTFVAAMEKAFEQRFQQKLETYHTTIVGGVSELQGAAVAA from the coding sequence ATGCCTATTGCCGCCATTGTCGCCGATTTCTACCGCCGTTTCGGCTACGAGCCTCTGCTGGTACGGGCCCCTGGCCGCATCAACCTCATCGGCGAGCACACCGACTACAACGACGGCCTGGTGCTGCCCGCCGCCATCGATAAGGAAATCTTTTTCGCGGTGGGCCTGAACGGGGGCGAAACGGTGCGGCTGGTGGCATTCGATAAAGCCGATACCTATGAAGTAGCGGTGGCTGATGTGTCCCCCAGCAATCACTTGTGGGCCAATTATTTGCTGGGTATAGTGGCCCAGTTCCAGGCGCACGGGGTGGCTGTACCGGGCTTCGACTGTGTGTTTGGTGGCAACGTGCCGATGGGGGCGGGCATGTCGTCGTCGGCCGCCATCGAGTGCGGGCTGGCGTTTGCCCTCAACGAGCTGCTGCACACGGGCTTCGACCGCATGACGCTGGCCAAAATGGGCCAGCAGGCCGAGCACATCTACGCCCACGTAATGAGCGGCCTCATGGACCAGTTTGCCAGTCTGTACGGCCGTGCCGGCCACGTGGTGCGCCTCGACTGCCGCTCGCTCGATTACGAGTATTTTCCGTTTGCCGCCGACCAGTACCACCTCGTGCTGTGCAATTCGGGCGTGAAGCACTCGCTGGCCAGCACCGAGTACAACAAGCGCCGCCAGGAATGCATGCAGGGCGTGGCCACGCTTCAAAAGAACTATCCCAAAATAAAGAGCCTGCGCGACGCGACGCTGGCCCAGATAGAAGCTGGCCGCGCCGTGCTGGGCGACGTGGTGTACCGCCGCTGCCGCTACGTGGTGCAGGAAAACCAGCGCGTGCAAGAAGCCTGCTATGCCTTGGAGGCCAACGATATGGCTGCCGTGGGCCAGGCCATGTACGCCTCGCACGCCGGCCTGCGCGACGACTACCAGGTGAGTTGCCTGGAACTGGACGCACTGGTGGAAATGGCCCGCCCGCTGCCCGGCGTGCTGGGGGCCCGCATGATGGGCGGCGGTTTCGGCGGCTGCACCATCAACCTAGTGGCCGCGGCCTTGGTCGATACGTTTGTGGCGGCGATGGAAAAAGCGTTTGAGCAGCGGTTCCAACAGAAGCTCGAAACTTACCACACCACCATTGTGGGCGGAGTGAGTGAGCTGCAAGGCGCTGCCGTGGCCGCGTAA
- a CDS encoding SusC/RagA family TonB-linked outer membrane protein, with translation MKKLLLYPRYLLPALVCCLPSIGVANTLAAYRPLVVRRAAAAQPVTGRVTDEKGGGLPGVTVLVKGTQNGTSTNANGEFTLDAPAGATLVFSSIGYITKEVAVSGDAQLNVSLAADVQQLSEAVVVGYLTQERQNVTGAVATVGGTDVRRAPVATLSESIQGRLAGVQVTTNGTPGQTPNINIRGIGSLSNGSGPLFIIDGLWVTGGLRDFTPQDVESVQVLKDAAALAPYGVSGANGVIIITTKKGKLGTTAINFNAYAGVQNIAKRYDLANAAQYTALATQAYTNAGTRVPSGIANPSGVDTDWQKEFFRTGAVQDYNLGFSGGGTNSNYLISGDYFSQSGTVTGPKYERYNLRVNSGFTKGRLKIGENLALTRANQTRLNGAPFIDLLRITPITPVLDPANPGGYGYGDSNTRPTFGSNPIGAQRLLNNIGTNNQLQGNVFGEFSFLPSLRYRLNLGTQYRAFHDQRQQQAGGLAPNNLTPVSGYTDAQGNETFLLAENTLTYDQSFGKHNLTVVGGYSEQRNNFEFTQGAAQGYGNGPVFYWALDAGATPLPATGSTFVWTKRSYFGQFTYDYDGRYLVTGAYRRDGSSRFSADRKYGNFGAGSLGWRVSKEKFFEGITAISDLKLRASYGILGSDQLNGPYGGSYSYQEFTNPNVNYNFGGQSANGAIRTALGSPSVGWEERSTQNYGLDLGFLDNRLTVSADYYISETRNANVYPSIPLFLGNAGGNPFQQIGRIQNKGFELLVSYNETKGKFHYGATANLTTISNKVLDLGTSGAKANFFDAGSGPITRTEVGYEVGSFYLYQFDGIFQSADNIKGSAQPNAQPGDVRYRDTNGNGVIDPGDRVHVGRVFPKLQYGLNLTAGYGAFDFAVFFQGVQGNDVYNSGAYWLGRFDDPTNYVANLSPWSPTNPSTTTPRLAQQSGINSFANSTRFLEDGSYLRLKNLQIGFTVPKTLVEKTKGLSSVRIYLTSQNLFTATHYSGYDPETIGGRDGSLLTRGIDEGNFPNPRTFTVGAQLGF, from the coding sequence ATGAAAAAGCTGCTACTTTATCCTCGTTATCTACTCCCCGCTTTAGTGTGCTGCCTGCCCTCGATTGGGGTTGCCAACACCCTGGCTGCGTACCGCCCGCTCGTTGTTAGACGCGCCGCCGCGGCCCAGCCCGTGACCGGGCGCGTGACCGACGAAAAAGGCGGAGGCCTGCCCGGCGTAACGGTGCTCGTGAAGGGCACCCAGAACGGTACTTCCACCAACGCCAACGGCGAGTTCACGCTTGATGCGCCCGCCGGGGCCACTCTTGTTTTTTCTTCGATTGGCTACATAACCAAAGAGGTTGCCGTGAGTGGTGACGCTCAACTGAACGTGAGCTTAGCCGCGGACGTGCAGCAGCTTTCGGAAGCGGTGGTGGTGGGCTACCTTACCCAAGAGCGCCAAAACGTAACCGGCGCGGTAGCCACGGTGGGCGGCACGGACGTGCGCCGGGCCCCGGTGGCCACGCTTTCCGAATCAATCCAGGGCCGCCTGGCCGGAGTACAGGTGACCACCAACGGCACGCCCGGGCAGACGCCCAACATCAACATCCGCGGCATTGGCTCGCTTAGCAACGGCTCGGGGCCCCTGTTCATCATCGATGGACTGTGGGTAACCGGCGGCCTGCGCGACTTTACGCCGCAGGACGTGGAGAGCGTGCAGGTGCTGAAAGATGCTGCGGCCCTGGCCCCTTACGGCGTGTCGGGGGCCAACGGGGTGATCATCATCACTACGAAAAAAGGCAAGCTGGGTACGACGGCCATCAACTTCAACGCTTACGCCGGGGTGCAGAACATTGCCAAGCGCTACGACCTGGCCAACGCGGCCCAGTACACGGCCCTGGCCACGCAAGCCTACACCAACGCCGGCACCCGCGTACCCTCCGGCATAGCCAATCCTTCGGGCGTGGATACCGACTGGCAAAAAGAATTTTTCCGGACCGGGGCGGTGCAGGACTACAACCTGGGTTTTTCGGGCGGCGGCACCAACTCCAACTACCTTATTTCGGGCGATTACTTTAGCCAGTCGGGCACGGTGACTGGGCCGAAGTATGAACGCTACAACTTGCGGGTGAATTCGGGCTTTACGAAGGGCCGACTGAAAATTGGCGAGAACCTGGCCCTGACCCGCGCCAACCAGACGCGCCTCAACGGCGCACCGTTTATCGACCTGCTGCGCATCACCCCCATCACACCGGTGCTGGACCCGGCTAACCCGGGCGGCTATGGCTACGGCGATTCCAACACCCGGCCCACGTTCGGCTCGAACCCAATTGGGGCCCAGCGGCTGCTTAACAACATTGGGACCAATAACCAGCTGCAAGGCAACGTGTTCGGGGAGTTTTCCTTCCTGCCCTCGCTGCGCTACCGCCTTAACCTGGGCACGCAGTACCGAGCGTTCCACGACCAGCGCCAGCAGCAGGCCGGGGGCCTGGCCCCCAACAACCTAACGCCCGTTTCGGGCTACACCGACGCGCAGGGCAACGAAACGTTCTTACTAGCCGAGAACACCCTGACCTACGACCAGAGCTTCGGGAAGCACAACCTGACTGTGGTGGGCGGCTATTCCGAACAGCGCAACAACTTTGAGTTCACCCAGGGCGCGGCCCAGGGCTACGGCAACGGCCCCGTGTTTTACTGGGCCCTCGATGCCGGGGCTACTCCGCTGCCGGCCACGGGCTCGACCTTCGTGTGGACCAAGCGCTCCTACTTTGGGCAGTTCACCTACGACTACGATGGGCGCTACCTCGTGACGGGGGCCTACCGCCGCGACGGCTCGTCGCGCTTCTCTGCCGACCGCAAGTACGGCAACTTCGGGGCCGGCTCGCTGGGCTGGCGCGTGTCGAAAGAAAAGTTTTTTGAAGGCATCACGGCCATCAGTGACCTGAAGCTGCGAGCTTCGTACGGTATTCTGGGCAGTGACCAGCTCAACGGGCCTTACGGTGGCTCGTACTCCTACCAAGAATTTACTAACCCCAACGTCAACTACAACTTCGGCGGGCAATCGGCCAACGGGGCCATTCGGACGGCCTTAGGCTCACCCTCAGTGGGCTGGGAAGAGCGCAGTACCCAAAACTATGGCCTCGACCTGGGATTTCTAGACAATCGCCTGACTGTGAGCGCCGATTATTACATATCGGAGACGCGTAATGCTAACGTGTATCCCTCGATTCCGCTGTTTTTGGGTAATGCCGGCGGCAACCCCTTCCAGCAAATTGGGCGCATCCAAAACAAGGGCTTTGAGCTGCTCGTGAGCTACAACGAAACGAAGGGCAAATTTCACTACGGGGCCACGGCTAACCTTACTACCATCAGCAACAAGGTCCTGGATTTGGGTACCTCCGGTGCTAAGGCTAACTTCTTTGATGCAGGTTCCGGCCCCATCACCCGCACCGAAGTAGGCTACGAAGTGGGCTCGTTCTACCTCTACCAGTTCGATGGCATTTTCCAGTCGGCCGATAATATCAAAGGTAGCGCCCAGCCCAACGCTCAGCCCGGCGATGTGCGCTACCGCGACACCAACGGCAACGGCGTAATTGACCCCGGCGACCGGGTGCACGTTGGCCGGGTGTTTCCCAAGCTCCAGTACGGCCTGAACCTGACGGCCGGCTACGGGGCCTTCGACTTCGCGGTCTTCTTCCAGGGCGTGCAGGGCAACGACGTGTACAACTCGGGGGCCTACTGGCTCGGGCGCTTCGACGACCCCACCAACTACGTGGCTAACCTCTCGCCCTGGTCGCCCACCAACCCCTCGACCACTACCCCACGCCTGGCCCAGCAAAGCGGCATCAACTCGTTTGCCAACTCTACGCGCTTCCTGGAGGACGGCTCCTACCTGCGCCTGAAAAACCTGCAAATCGGCTTCACCGTCCCCAAAACGCTGGTGGAGAAAACCAAGGGCCTGAGCAGCGTCCGCATCTACCTCACGTCGCAGAACCTGTTCACCGCCACCCACTACTCGGGCTACGACCCCGAGACCATCGGCGGCCGCGACGGCTCGCTGCTCACGCGCGGCATCGACGAAGGCAACTTTCCCAACCCGCGCACCTTCACGGTGGGGGCCCAGCTGGGCTTCTAA
- a CDS encoding RagB/SusD family nutrient uptake outer membrane protein, translating into MKSTKTLLLAVAATGTLLTTGCEKNLLDQSNPNLATTVTFWQTSDDAVRASTACYAGLQSIGMYRRWFSFLYDGRGDDGWSQSPYTALRDMTNFVQTDYNFEATASAYRDCYRTVDRCNQVLANVPAIQMDAALKSRILGEAYFLRALSYFNLVSLFGSGPLSTQPAVLSYRPAQGKEADLWALVISDLQAAIGTGTAPNLPASYPSGSDRGRATVGAARTLLGKAYMQNKRWAEAQAQFALVIGSGTYTLTNSYTDNFRHNTKNNSEGIFEVQFLDNNIGGPDGQGGVDATTSQGFQRPKFFGPPQNGGTANLGFTDCEVRPWVVSELLQEGTAAGQRDPRLAATVFYNYRTFASALPQSADTLVYDQSRPASFQPGTYGFLNRYRRNNFNLGRTYWRKYQSDYYRGDENFDSPNDFRVMRYADVLLLQAEALNEQGQSAAAVPLINLVRQRAGLAPLTAGDFSQATLRTQLRHERVTELTGEGLHWFDLQRYGLLDNQAGIDQLKQHDAQFNNFVVGKSRVLPLPQQDVDLIGLTQNQGY; encoded by the coding sequence ATGAAATCTACTAAGACCTTGCTGCTGGCCGTGGCCGCCACCGGCACGCTGCTCACCACGGGCTGCGAAAAAAACCTACTCGACCAGAGCAACCCCAACTTAGCCACGACGGTCACGTTCTGGCAAACGAGCGACGACGCCGTGCGGGCCTCCACGGCGTGCTACGCCGGCCTGCAAAGCATTGGGATGTACCGCCGCTGGTTCTCGTTTTTATACGACGGGCGCGGCGACGACGGCTGGAGCCAGAGCCCCTACACGGCACTGCGCGACATGACCAATTTCGTGCAGACCGACTACAACTTCGAAGCCACCGCCAGCGCCTACCGCGACTGCTACCGCACGGTGGACCGCTGCAATCAGGTGCTGGCCAACGTGCCGGCCATCCAGATGGATGCCGCCCTCAAGAGCCGCATCCTCGGCGAAGCCTACTTCCTGCGGGCCCTGAGTTACTTTAACCTGGTGTCGCTGTTCGGTAGCGGGCCGCTCTCGACGCAACCGGCCGTCCTAAGCTACCGCCCGGCCCAGGGCAAAGAAGCCGACTTATGGGCCTTGGTTATCAGCGATTTGCAGGCGGCCATCGGCACGGGCACCGCGCCCAACCTGCCCGCGTCCTATCCCTCGGGCAGCGACCGGGGCCGGGCCACCGTGGGGGCCGCCCGCACGCTGCTGGGCAAAGCCTACATGCAAAACAAGCGCTGGGCCGAGGCGCAGGCCCAGTTCGCACTGGTCATCGGCTCGGGCACTTACACGCTCACCAACAGCTACACCGATAACTTTCGCCACAATACCAAGAACAATTCGGAGGGCATTTTCGAGGTGCAGTTCCTCGACAACAACATCGGGGGGCCCGACGGGCAGGGCGGCGTAGACGCCACTACGTCGCAGGGCTTCCAGCGGCCCAAGTTTTTCGGCCCACCCCAGAACGGCGGCACCGCCAACCTGGGCTTCACCGACTGCGAGGTGCGGCCCTGGGTGGTGAGCGAGCTGTTGCAGGAAGGTACCGCCGCCGGCCAGCGCGACCCACGCCTGGCGGCCACCGTGTTCTACAACTACCGCACCTTTGCCTCGGCTCTGCCGCAAAGCGCCGACACGCTGGTATACGACCAGTCGCGGCCGGCATCTTTCCAGCCAGGCACCTACGGCTTCCTCAACCGCTACCGGCGCAATAACTTCAACCTGGGCCGCACCTACTGGCGCAAGTACCAGAGCGACTACTACCGCGGCGACGAGAACTTCGACTCGCCCAACGATTTCCGGGTGATGCGCTACGCCGACGTGCTGCTGCTGCAAGCCGAGGCCCTGAACGAGCAGGGCCAGTCGGCCGCCGCCGTGCCCCTCATCAACTTGGTGCGGCAGCGGGCCGGGCTTGCGCCCCTGACGGCCGGGGACTTTAGCCAAGCTACTTTGCGCACGCAGCTGCGCCACGAGCGCGTGACCGAGCTGACCGGCGAAGGCCTGCACTGGTTCGACTTGCAGCGCTATGGCCTGCTCGATAACCAGGCCGGCATCGACCAGCTCAAGCAGCACGACGCGCAGTTCAACAACTTCGTGGTGGGCAAGTCGCGGGTACTGCCCCTGCCCCAGCAGGACGTGGACCTCATTGGCCTCACCCAAAACCAGGGCTATTAA
- a CDS encoding glycoside hydrolase family 43 protein, which yields MRFKFRFSFLNPLLLAALLGCSNSGSSTAPAPTPPIPPPAASTTYTNPLLSTGPDPWVYQKDGFYYYLHTTGVNVTIWKTAKMSELSSAASKIIWTPPASGLDSHNIWAPELHFLDGKWYVYFTAGPGMCCGGQRLWVLENPSPDPTTGSWTEKGQIAVPGQDLWAIDGTVLEQNGGRYLLWSGQEANSVQQNIYICKMSNPWTLTGPRVQLSHPQYAWELNGYPKVNEGPEVIQHAGQTFLTYSASHCSTDDYALGMLTASTTADPMDVNAWTKSATPVFAKNTANHAYGPGHNGFFVSKDGTQNWLIYHANSNANEGCGNARNPRMQPFTWNADGSPNFGTPVAIDTPLPRPGGE from the coding sequence ATGCGCTTCAAATTCCGTTTTTCCTTCCTGAACCCGCTGCTGCTGGCAGCCCTGCTTGGTTGTAGCAATTCCGGCTCGAGCACAGCTCCCGCGCCCACGCCGCCCATACCGCCCCCTGCGGCGTCCACAACCTACACTAACCCCCTGCTATCAACGGGCCCCGACCCGTGGGTGTACCAAAAAGACGGCTTTTATTACTATCTGCACACTACCGGCGTGAACGTGACGATCTGGAAAACGGCCAAAATGAGCGAACTAAGCTCGGCCGCGAGTAAGATAATCTGGACGCCGCCGGCTTCCGGGCTGGACTCACACAACATCTGGGCCCCCGAGCTGCACTTCCTGGATGGCAAGTGGTACGTGTACTTCACGGCGGGCCCCGGAATGTGCTGCGGTGGCCAGCGCCTGTGGGTGCTTGAAAACCCCAGCCCCGACCCCACGACTGGCTCCTGGACGGAGAAAGGCCAGATTGCCGTGCCCGGCCAGGACTTATGGGCCATCGACGGCACCGTGCTGGAGCAAAACGGCGGCCGCTATCTGCTGTGGTCGGGCCAGGAGGCTAACTCCGTACAGCAGAACATATACATCTGTAAAATGAGCAACCCCTGGACGCTGACCGGCCCCCGGGTGCAGCTCAGCCATCCTCAGTACGCCTGGGAGCTGAACGGCTACCCCAAAGTAAATGAGGGGCCGGAGGTAATTCAGCACGCGGGCCAGACGTTTTTGACGTACTCGGCCAGCCATTGCAGCACCGACGACTACGCCCTGGGGATGCTCACGGCCAGCACTACGGCCGACCCGATGGACGTTAACGCCTGGACGAAATCGGCCACGCCGGTATTTGCGAAAAATACCGCCAACCACGCCTACGGTCCCGGCCACAACGGCTTTTTCGTTTCGAAAGACGGCACCCAGAACTGGCTCATCTACCATGCCAACAGCAACGCCAATGAAGGCTGCGGCAACGCCCGCAACCCGCGGATGCAGCCCTTCACCTGGAACGCCGATGGCTCGCCCAATTTTGGTACGCCGGTGGCCATTGATACGCCGCTCCCACGGCCCGGCGGCGAATGA
- a CDS encoding family 43 glycosylhydrolase: MDILTRSHLLAAVGLAGVASLGALQPAVGQAIAGLKSPVPTAVVNPVLPGDFPDPSVTKIGNTYWATATSSNWGPVFPLLKSTNLTDWTLVGHVFSGEQPAWADYYFWAPEISQDGGKTYIFYAAHKKGGNLAVGVASADRPEGPYRDHGPLVGQPDGSIDAFPVRDEKGQPYLVWKEDGNSIGQPTPIWAQPMNAARTALTGTRTELFRNTAPWEGRLVEGVSMVRHGGYFYAFYAANGCCGGGCTYATGVARAKTLLGPWEKYARNPILTQNDTWKCPGHGTAVERNGHWYLLHHAYAAAPGGEMVGRQGLLSEFVWNAGGWPVFVSGGPGAPAPTRPAPPVRDGFDGAALGLAWQWPVEYRPAATVGGGQLHLTARPDHGGAVLGHTIYTANYDATTTLLRLATLPAGTTAGLAAFGDPDNALALLAGDGRLRLVRRAKGQEEVLVETALPTGAGPLRLRLQARRSTHFAFAYSADDGRTWQALMPPGSDVDGAYLPPWDRGIRVGVLAQGPATAVADFDEFTLTSQAL; encoded by the coding sequence ATGGATATTTTAACTCGCTCCCACTTACTGGCCGCCGTGGGGCTGGCGGGCGTTGCCTCGCTGGGGGCCCTGCAACCAGCCGTGGGCCAGGCCATTGCCGGGCTTAAATCTCCCGTGCCGACGGCCGTAGTCAACCCCGTGCTACCAGGTGATTTCCCCGACCCGTCGGTGACGAAAATCGGCAATACGTACTGGGCTACGGCCACGTCGTCGAACTGGGGCCCTGTGTTTCCGCTGCTGAAATCGACCAATCTGACGGACTGGACGCTGGTGGGCCACGTGTTTTCGGGCGAGCAGCCGGCCTGGGCCGACTACTACTTCTGGGCCCCGGAAATCAGCCAGGACGGCGGCAAGACCTATATTTTTTACGCCGCCCACAAAAAAGGCGGCAACCTGGCCGTGGGCGTTGCCAGCGCCGACCGCCCCGAGGGCCCCTACCGCGACCACGGCCCGCTGGTGGGCCAGCCCGACGGCTCGATTGATGCCTTTCCGGTGCGCGACGAAAAAGGCCAGCCTTACCTGGTGTGGAAGGAAGACGGCAACAGCATCGGCCAGCCCACGCCCATCTGGGCCCAGCCAATGAACGCGGCCCGCACCGCCCTTACAGGTACCAGAACCGAGCTGTTCCGAAATACGGCACCCTGGGAGGGCAGGCTTGTGGAGGGCGTTAGCATGGTGCGCCACGGCGGCTACTTCTACGCCTTTTACGCGGCTAACGGCTGCTGCGGCGGCGGCTGCACCTACGCCACCGGCGTGGCCCGTGCCAAAACTTTGCTGGGCCCCTGGGAGAAATATGCCCGTAACCCCATACTCACCCAAAACGATACCTGGAAATGCCCCGGCCACGGTACCGCCGTGGAGCGCAACGGCCACTGGTACCTGCTGCACCACGCCTACGCCGCGGCGCCGGGCGGCGAAATGGTGGGCCGCCAAGGCCTGCTGAGCGAGTTCGTCTGGAACGCCGGCGGCTGGCCCGTCTTCGTAAGCGGCGGCCCGGGAGCCCCTGCTCCGACCCGGCCCGCGCCGCCCGTGCGCGACGGATTTGACGGTGCGGCCCTGGGCCTGGCCTGGCAGTGGCCGGTAGAGTACCGCCCCGCCGCGACCGTGGGCGGGGGCCAGCTGCATCTCACGGCGCGGCCCGACCACGGCGGGGCGGTTCTAGGCCACACCATTTATACGGCCAACTACGACGCCACCACGACCCTGCTGCGCCTGGCGACGCTGCCCGCCGGTACCACCGCCGGCCTGGCTGCCTTCGGCGACCCCGACAACGCCCTGGCCCTGTTGGCCGGCGACGGCCGCCTGCGCCTCGTGCGCCGCGCCAAAGGCCAGGAAGAAGTACTGGTCGAAACGGCGCTGCCCACCGGCGCGGGGCCCCTGCGCCTGCGCTTGCAAGCCCGCCGTAGCACGCACTTTGCCTTCGCCTACAGCGCCGACGACGGCCGGACCTGGCAGGCCCTGATGCCCCCTGGCTCCGACGTTGACGGAGCATACCTACCGCCCTGGGACCGGGGTATTCGGGTGGGGGTGCTGGCGCAGGGCCCAGCCACAGCCGTGGCCGACTTTGACGAGTTTACGCTGACTAGCCAAGCGTTGTAG